The genomic DNA CGAGGCCGGGTTGGCACCCACAGACGTGCATGTGCGCTACGGCGAAAACACCGAACGGGAACTCGTACGGTTACAGAACGAGCTCTCAGCAGGCTTGCTGGTCATTGGTGAAGGGGCCACCGGCAACCTGGCGGCGCGGATGTTTCAATCCCAACACGGCTCAGGGGCTGTTGATCGCTCCACGGGCTCGGTGCTGGTGGTCCGGCCGCCCGAAGGGTTTGTGGGCCGCCGGGACCAGACCGGTTAGTACTGCGGCGTGGCCTCGGGATAGATCTGTCCGATTGGCAACTTCTTCTCGGCCTGGAACTCGTCTTCTCCCCGGCCGTAAGCCCAATACGCCGATAAGGATAGGGCAGCCCGGTCCACCCCGCGTTCATCATGCAGGTAGGCACGCAGTGCTTTCATGCTTTCGCGCTCACCATGAACAAACGCCTGGACGCGGCCTTCCCGCCACGGCAGCGCTTTGATGGCCTGTTCTAAGACGGTCGATTCCGGGGTGAAGGGACCGCCGCGGTGCAACCAGGTGACCTCAATGCCTTCGGGGGCGACCAGGTCCCATTCGTCAGCAGCGGTGGCGACCTCGATCAGCGCGTACCCCACTGCGTCGTCGGGCATTGCCGTCAGGGCCGCACCGATGGCAGGGATCGCGGCTTCGTCGCCGGCCAGCAGATGCCAGTCAGCTTCTGGATCGGGCTGGTATTTGCCCCCGGGACCGGAAAATTGCAGCAGATCGCCAACCTTGGCCTGCTCCGCCCACGGTCCGGCCAGTCCGTCGGCCCCGTGAATGACGAAATCCATTTTCAACGTCTCGGTTGTGGGATCCACCGAATGCACGGTGTAGGTCCGGCGCAACGGCAGCTCATCGCGCGGCATCGTTTTGCGCAGTTCATCCAGATCAAACGGTGGGGTCAGCCCCGAGTTAGGATCTTGCGGCAGCAATAGTTTGACGTATTTATCTACCGCGTCGGAATCCTGGAAGTTTTTGAAGTCTTCGCCGCCGAAGGTGATGCGTCGATACGTTGGAGAAATATCCTCCACGGCGACAACCTCCATCACCATTTGGGGACGACGGGGACGACTCCGCGTGGTGGCGGCGACTTGCTGAGACAAGGAAACTCCTTTGAAACGAATTAGGTCATAACCTCTTTACCTAATATATGAGGCTACCCTCAGTCGCGGGGAATGTGAAGCGAGCTACGCGCTGAGCCCCTGCACTCCTCGCAGAGGGCAGGAGCGTGAGCGATGACGTGCACGTCACATTCTGTATCATCAGCCGCTGTCACCTATGACCAGCTGATGTCCGGGGTTTACACTGGCATCATCACAGCGGCGAACCGCCCTCGTGCGATGTTCGCTATAAAAGCTCAACACGCCTAGGCAAAGGAGCGCTATGTCCGACCTGACTCGGGATCAGATTCGACACTTGTCCCAATTAGCTCACCTCAATCTCACCGACGAAGAGTTAGATCGTGTCTCCGATGAGCTCGACCAGATCGTGGACTCCGTGGCCCGCGTTCAAGAAGCTGCGTCCGAGGATATCGAAGCCACTTCACACCCGATTGCGCTGACCAATGTCTTCCGCGCCGATGTGGTTCGTGGGGTGCTCAGCCAAGAAGAAGCACTCTCCGGCGCCCCCGAGGCCGAAACCGGCCGGTTCAAAGTGCCCGCAATTTTGGATGAGGATGATCGATGAACCACCACGAAATGATTCGGCTCACGGCCTTACAAATGGCCGAAGAGCTGCGGAAGAAAACCTTTTCCTCAGTAGAACTGACCCGGGCGCACTTTGAACGTATTTATGAGATCGATGGGACCGCAGAGGCCGGGATCCACGCGTATTTACACCTCAATGAAGACGAAGCCTACGCGGTGGCCGCTGAAGTCGATGCGATTCGCGCAGCAGGCGGCGCCGAAGCCGAGCAGCTCCACCCCTATGCCGGGGTCCCGATTGCTATCAAAGACAATATTGTGACGATCGGGCAGCCCACGACCGCGGCGTCGAAAATGCTCGAAGGCTGGATGAGCCCGTATGACGCCACAGTCATCCGCACGATCCGCGCAGCGAAACTGCCCATCTTGGGCAAAAACAACATGGATGAGTTCGCGATGGGCTCGACCACCGAATACTCGGCCTTCGGTGTGACTCGGAATCCCTGGGATCTTAACCGCGCCCCGGGCGGTTCGGGTGGCGGATCGGCCGCCGCGGTCGCAGCGTTTATGGCCCCGTGGGCCCTGGGCAGCGATACCGGCGGATCGATTCGGGAACCCGCCGCGTTCACCGGCACGGTCGGCACCAAACCCACCTATGGGTCGGTGTCACGCTACGGGTTGATTGCCATGGCCTCGTCCTTTGACCAGATTGGTCCGCATGCCCGCACCACCGCCGACGCCGCAGCGCTACACCAACTTATTGCCGGGCACGACCCCAAGGATGCCACCTCGTTACGCACCTCCTGGGACGGTCTGCTGGATGCCGCTCAAAACCAAGACTTGCGGGGCATGCGCATCGGGGTGCTCGATGAGCTCCAGGGCCCCGGGTTTACCGACGAAATCGACCGTCAGTTCGAAACCGTCCTGGACATGCTGCGCGATGCGGGTGCGATCGTGAGCATCGTGGAGTGCCCGAACATCAAATATGCCCTGCCCGCCTATTACCTGGTGGTCCCCTCGGAAGCCTCATCAAATCTGGCTCGCTTCGACGGGCTGCGCTACGGCAACCGGGTCGTCCCGCACGAAGGTGCCACCGCGGCCGAGGTCATGGCCGCCAGCCGCGAAGCAGGATTCGGCGATGAAGTGAAGCGTCGCATCATTCTGGGCACCTACGCGCTGTCAGCCGGGTATGTGGATGCCTACTACAGTTCGGCCCAGCGCGTGCGCACGCTGGTACAACAGGACCTGAATAAGGCGTTTGAAAAGGTCGATGTGATGATCGGGCCGACCACGCCAACGGTTGCGGTCCCAATGGGTGAGCAAGTCTCCGACCCGGTGTCGATGTATCTAGATGATGTGGTCACGACCCCGGCGAACCTGGCGGGCATCCCGGCGATTTCTATCCCGGGTGGTACCGCTGACCACGGCATGCCCGTGGGCATGCATATTCAAGGCCCAGCCAAGGCCGATGAGGTGGTCTACCGGGTGGCCGCAGGATTGGAACGGCTCATCGAAGAAGCCACCGGCGTGCCGTTTTATGACCGAGCCCCGGAACTCACCGCCGCCGTGACCATGGAAGGAGAACGCCTGTGACCACCCACTCCCCTGCCCTCCCCAGTTTTGAAGAAACCGTCGCACAGTACGATCCGGTCTTGGGATTTGAGGTCCACGTCGAACTCAATACCGCCAGCAAGATTTTCTCGTCGGCACCCAATGCGTTCGGGGATGAGCCCAACACCAATCTCACCGAAGTCGACCTGGGCATGCCCGGTGCGCTACCGACCATGAACTACGGGGCGATCGAAGCCGCGATCAAGCTCGGTCTGGCATTGAACTGTTCAATTGCCGAGACCTGTCGGTTTGCGCGCAAACACTATTTCTATCCGGATGTTCCCAAGAACTTTCAGATCTCCCAGTACGACGAGCCCATCGCCTTTGACGGGTGGGTTGATGTTGAGCTCGACGACGGCGAACTGTTCCGCGTGGAAATCGAACGCGCCCACCTGGAAGAAGATGCCGGCAAACTCACCCACGTGGGCACATCCGGTCGGATCCACGCGGCATCGTATGCGCTGGTGGACTATAACCGCGCCGGGGTGCCCCTGATCGAGATTGTGTCCAAACCCATCGAAGGTGCCGGCGACCGAGCCCCCGAACTTGCCCGCGCCTACGTGCGCACGATTCGTGACATTGTGCGTGCCCTGGATATCTCGGATGCGCATATGGAGCGCGGCAACCTGCGCTGCGACGCTAACGTATCCTTGCAGCCCAAGGGCGCGACCGAATTCGGCACTCGCACCGAGACCAAAAATGTGAACTCGATGCGCACCGTGGCCCAGGCCGTCGAATACGAGATGCGTCGCCAGGCCGCGGTCTTGACCGCCGGGGACCAGGTGAACCAAGAGACTCGGCACTGGCAAGAAGACACCCGCACCACGTCCCCGGGGCGCAGCAAATCCGATGCCGATGACTACCGGTACTTCCGCGAACCCGACCTCGTCCCGATCGAAGTCGACCAAGCCTGGCTCGACCGGCTGCGCGCTGAACTACCCGAGCTGCCAGATCAGCGTCGTCGACGGCTCAAAGCCGAATGGGGCACCTCAGATGCGACCTTCCGCGATCTCGTCCACGCCGGGGCCCTCGACGTCATCGAAGCCACCGTGGATGCCGGAGCAACCCCCGAGGCCGCCCGGAAATGGTGGATGGGTGAACTCGCCCGGCTGGCACATGCGCGCGGCACCTCGCTGGAGGGGCTTGGGGTCACACCCGAAGATGTGGTCGAGGTGGAGTCCTTGGTCGCCGAAGATCTCATCAACGATAAGATCGCCCGGCAACTGTTGGGGTATGTGGCAGACGGCGAAGGCGCCCCGCGAGAAATCGTCGCGGCACGGGCACTCGCGGTGGTCTCCGACGACGAGGTCCTCGGCCAGGCTGTAGATGCGGCCATCGCCGAACATCCGGACGCCGTCGACAAGATCACCAACGGCAAGCTCCAAGCCATCGGCGCGCTCATCGGACCGGTCATGCGGGCCACGGGCGGTCAAGCCGATACGGGGCGTGTACGTGAACTGATCATGCACAAACTCGGGGTCGCGGAGTAAGAGTTCGTCACAGCTTTCGCTGGTGGCAAGCCGATTTCGGGGCGCCTGACATCGATGTGAGAGTGGAAGCTATGCAACGTTTTACTCAATTGACTGTTCGTACCCTCGGTCTGGCGCTTGCCGCCGGCCTAGCCCTGACCGGCTGCTCGTCGGAAGCCTATGAGAATCAACCCGGTGGCGTGGGCCTGGTCATGCACCAGACCAGTTCGTAGACTGGGCGCATGCATGTTCTTTCGCCTGGCGGCCCCGTTGATGACCCCATGGCCACATACCTGGCCGTAGACCGCTCCCAACCACGACACGAATGCTGGGTGACCGGCCACATGGTCGCCGGCCTGGACGGCACGGCGGCCATTGACGGCAAAGTCGGGGCCCTGTCCACCGAGGTCGACCAGGACCTGTTCCGGCGGATGCGACAGATCGCCGACGTCGTGCTCGTCGGGGCCGAAACGGTGCGCAAAGAAGGTTACGGGCTAGTCCGGTTATCCGATGAGGCCAAGGCCGCCCGCGAGCGCGAAGGGAAACCGCCCACTCCCCCGGTCGCAGTCGTCAGCGGCAGCCTAGACCTGAACTGGAATCTCAAACTCTTCCGGGAGGCCCCGTCACACGCCAAAACAATGGTGATTACCACCGAGGCAGCTGACCCCGCCAAGGTCACCGAGGCCAAGCAACACGCCGACGTCATCACCGCTGGCACCGAGCGTGTAACACCCGCCGCAGCCCTGCAAGCACTGGCATCTCGGGGCCACGGTGTGGTGCTATGCGAAGGCGGACCGACCTTACTGGGCGAGTTCGTCGCCGCGGACCGCCTCGATGAACTGTGCTTATCGATCTCACCGGTCATGGGTGGTGACAACCTACCGGTCGGGATTATGCCCGACGGCGCGGGAATCACCACCTTCGAGCTCAAACACATCCTGGGCGAGGCCGACACGTTGTTCTTGCGTTACGAATCCAATCCGCACGAGGGGCACAACCATGAGTAGCGACGCATTCTATGATCTGATGGGTTCAGCCAATTCGGCCCTGTTAGTCGTCACCACCGCCGTCGACGGTGTGCAGGCCGGGTGCATGGTCGGCTACCACGCCCAGGCCAGCATGTCCCCACAGCACTACACGCTCTATTTATCCAAAGCCAACCACACCTACCGCGTAGGTCTGCTCGCGACCCATTTCGCCGTGCACTTTCTGACCGAGCACGACTACGATATGGCCAAACATTTTGCCTGCACCTCGGGCCAAGACACCGACAAATTCGCTGACCTTGCGATTGAAACCGGCGATCACGATCTGCCATTTGTCGTCGCGCTGCCCAACCGGATGGTCCTAGAACGCATTTCGATCTTGGACGACGGTGGCGACCATGTGTGCGTCACCGCCCGGGTGGTCAGCGCCGAATCCGATGGCCACTTCACACCCCTGCGCCTAACCGACGTGTCCGATCTGAAACCCGCCCACGGTGCAGACGAACGCATAATTCAGCCGTAGTCACGTTGAGCGGTACTCAAGCGGTTCGTTCTGGCACAATTCCAGGCATGTCTAGCAGCTGTTTGCGGATGATGTACTTTTGAATTTTGCCTGACGGGGTACGTGGCAGATCTTCGACCACGACGACCCGTTCGGGCCAGTACTGCTTAGCCACCCCTTTTTCCTCGAGATACGCTTGCATAGTTTCCAGAGTCAACGGGGCG from Enteractinococcus fodinae includes the following:
- a CDS encoding flavin reductase family protein; amino-acid sequence: MSSDAFYDLMGSANSALLVVTTAVDGVQAGCMVGYHAQASMSPQHYTLYLSKANHTYRVGLLATHFAVHFLTEHDYDMAKHFACTSGQDTDKFADLAIETGDHDLPFVVALPNRMVLERISILDDGGDHVCVTARVVSAESDGHFTPLRLTDVSDLKPAHGADERIIQP
- the gatB gene encoding Asp-tRNA(Asn)/Glu-tRNA(Gln) amidotransferase subunit GatB; translated protein: MTTHSPALPSFEETVAQYDPVLGFEVHVELNTASKIFSSAPNAFGDEPNTNLTEVDLGMPGALPTMNYGAIEAAIKLGLALNCSIAETCRFARKHYFYPDVPKNFQISQYDEPIAFDGWVDVELDDGELFRVEIERAHLEEDAGKLTHVGTSGRIHAASYALVDYNRAGVPLIEIVSKPIEGAGDRAPELARAYVRTIRDIVRALDISDAHMERGNLRCDANVSLQPKGATEFGTRTETKNVNSMRTVAQAVEYEMRRQAAVLTAGDQVNQETRHWQEDTRTTSPGRSKSDADDYRYFREPDLVPIEVDQAWLDRLRAELPELPDQRRRRLKAEWGTSDATFRDLVHAGALDVIEATVDAGATPEAARKWWMGELARLAHARGTSLEGLGVTPEDVVEVESLVAEDLINDKIARQLLGYVADGEGAPREIVAARALAVVSDDEVLGQAVDAAIAEHPDAVDKITNGKLQAIGALIGPVMRATGGQADTGRVRELIMHKLGVAE
- a CDS encoding siderophore-interacting protein; the protein is MSQQVAATTRSRPRRPQMVMEVVAVEDISPTYRRITFGGEDFKNFQDSDAVDKYVKLLLPQDPNSGLTPPFDLDELRKTMPRDELPLRRTYTVHSVDPTTETLKMDFVIHGADGLAGPWAEQAKVGDLLQFSGPGGKYQPDPEADWHLLAGDEAAIPAIGAALTAMPDDAVGYALIEVATAADEWDLVAPEGIEVTWLHRGGPFTPESTVLEQAIKALPWREGRVQAFVHGERESMKALRAYLHDERGVDRAALSLSAYWAYGRGEDEFQAEKKLPIGQIYPEATPQY
- the gatC gene encoding Asp-tRNA(Asn)/Glu-tRNA(Gln) amidotransferase subunit GatC → MSDLTRDQIRHLSQLAHLNLTDEELDRVSDELDQIVDSVARVQEAASEDIEATSHPIALTNVFRADVVRGVLSQEEALSGAPEAETGRFKVPAILDEDDR
- a CDS encoding pyrimidine reductase family protein, with amino-acid sequence MHVLSPGGPVDDPMATYLAVDRSQPRHECWVTGHMVAGLDGTAAIDGKVGALSTEVDQDLFRRMRQIADVVLVGAETVRKEGYGLVRLSDEAKAAREREGKPPTPPVAVVSGSLDLNWNLKLFREAPSHAKTMVITTEAADPAKVTEAKQHADVITAGTERVTPAAALQALASRGHGVVLCEGGPTLLGEFVAADRLDELCLSISPVMGGDNLPVGIMPDGAGITTFELKHILGEADTLFLRYESNPHEGHNHE
- the gatA gene encoding Asp-tRNA(Asn)/Glu-tRNA(Gln) amidotransferase subunit GatA yields the protein MNHHEMIRLTALQMAEELRKKTFSSVELTRAHFERIYEIDGTAEAGIHAYLHLNEDEAYAVAAEVDAIRAAGGAEAEQLHPYAGVPIAIKDNIVTIGQPTTAASKMLEGWMSPYDATVIRTIRAAKLPILGKNNMDEFAMGSTTEYSAFGVTRNPWDLNRAPGGSGGGSAAAVAAFMAPWALGSDTGGSIREPAAFTGTVGTKPTYGSVSRYGLIAMASSFDQIGPHARTTADAAALHQLIAGHDPKDATSLRTSWDGLLDAAQNQDLRGMRIGVLDELQGPGFTDEIDRQFETVLDMLRDAGAIVSIVECPNIKYALPAYYLVVPSEASSNLARFDGLRYGNRVVPHEGATAAEVMAASREAGFGDEVKRRIILGTYALSAGYVDAYYSSAQRVRTLVQQDLNKAFEKVDVMIGPTTPTVAVPMGEQVSDPVSMYLDDVVTTPANLAGIPAISIPGGTADHGMPVGMHIQGPAKADEVVYRVAAGLERLIEEATGVPFYDRAPELTAAVTMEGERL
- a CDS encoding universal stress protein, encoding MVFFPTAILVGVDHTRESTHAVLTAVELCQATNSPLHLAHVKLTSGLLRGRPMTPSQRGATDDEADAILQEFSTVATEAGLAPTDVHVRYGENTERELVRLQNELSAGLLVIGEGATGNLAARMFQSQHGSGAVDRSTGSVLVVRPPEGFVGRRDQTG